One Tachypleus tridentatus isolate NWPU-2018 chromosome 3, ASM421037v1, whole genome shotgun sequence DNA window includes the following coding sequences:
- the LOC143246966 gene encoding uncharacterized protein LOC143246966 has protein sequence MKLLLYCAVATVFIVITAGVDSQTPVYEYRSVYNSGNQPTFFPRSDGYSRLGRSYSYGYDYGNIGYDFRGYHSNVPNVLNDYSDAYPYDVREVNYRYNQGYGSQYGYY, from the exons ATGAAACTTTTG CTTTACTGTGCAGTAGCAACTGTCTTTATCGTCATAACAGCTGGTGTTGACTCTCAGACACCCGTGTATGAATACAGAAGCGTCTATAATTCTGGAAACCAACCAACCTTCTTTCCTCGTAGCGATGGGTACAGCCGCCTTGGACGATCCTACAGTTATGGTTACGACTATGGAAATATAGGGTATGATTTTCGTGGATACCATAGCAACGTGCCAAACGTACTCAACGATTACTCAGACGCTTATCCGTACGACGTTCGTGAAGTTAATTACAGATATAATCAAGGATACGGTTCTCAGTACGGATACTATTGA